Proteins encoded in a region of the Marinobacter arenosus genome:
- the rsd gene encoding sigma D regulator, giving the protein MLENCRNARERWGGVSELIDRWLKERQELLVHYCELSGENDFSQTEALKEKFVRLCEVLVDYVSTGHFEIYEQLVREAREFNDGGLELAAKVYPRIEQTTEVALNFNDRLDGRDLSEQDVRSLFGELSKLGETLESRFEMEDFLIEHLHNVHANKVTSA; this is encoded by the coding sequence ATGTTGGAAAATTGCCGAAATGCCAGGGAACGTTGGGGCGGGGTCAGCGAACTCATTGATCGCTGGCTCAAAGAACGTCAGGAACTGCTGGTTCATTACTGTGAACTGTCCGGGGAGAACGATTTTTCCCAGACCGAGGCCCTGAAAGAGAAGTTTGTGCGCCTGTGCGAGGTTCTGGTGGATTACGTATCGACCGGTCACTTCGAGATCTACGAACAGCTGGTCCGTGAGGCCCGGGAATTCAACGACGGTGGTCTCGAACTGGCCGCCAAGGTCTACCCCCGGATTGAACAGACCACCGAGGTGGCCCTGAATTTCAACGACCGGCTGGACGGCCGCGATCTGTCCGAGCAGGACGTCAGGTCCTTGTTCGGGGAGTTGTCGAAGTTGGGCGAAACCCTGGAAAGCCGCTTCGAGATGGAGGATTTCCTGATCGAGCACCTGCACAACGTGCACGCGAACAAGGTCACCTCTGCCTGA
- a CDS encoding putative bifunctional diguanylate cyclase/phosphodiesterase, giving the protein MTLPLETIGPSTLRLLVLVPDYSDFLWLNDFLARDSEFEPDATWCPDLIDCDDLIRNASFDVIIWDCVFHGGSESAFLQYLAVASNEKPVLALSAETAEARAPELIAAGAADYLSRQTLDHWSLRRAVRSLWYRGQLAESAHGQLGRDVATGFINRDLFFDRLQQSLLRAERGGQRLALLHLNIDDFRSINESFGYQKSDQLMMKLAERLRHTLRRVDSLMRIGGDELAIIIEKVEDSLDITQIIRKVVTILDEPVTIDGQAIGVNASLGVATYPESGDSAENLMRRANRAMFEAKRDPGTSYRFYDRHLHISAGYQLRLEADLRSALRGRELELYYQPRIDLATEEVRGVECLLRWNHPERGLVGPDEFIPVAERSGLIVPIGYWVIEQACKRLQESVELGFPGLVFAVNLSFRQFHDRKMTETIFRIIFNANVDTSLLELELTESAMMHDPEYAQRCLRELNQLGISFALDDFGTGFSSLSNLQHLPISLVKIDKSFVQELGQSADAEHIIRAIISLAHSLQISVVAEGVETEGQLEFLRQQHCDEIQGYYYARPMPWNDLVQFLRSRRQSACLQR; this is encoded by the coding sequence ATGACATTGCCACTGGAGACGATTGGCCCAAGCACGCTGCGTCTATTGGTTCTTGTCCCGGATTATTCCGATTTTCTGTGGCTCAACGATTTCCTCGCCCGCGACTCTGAGTTCGAACCCGATGCCACCTGGTGTCCGGACCTCATCGATTGTGACGACCTGATTCGCAACGCAAGTTTCGATGTCATTATCTGGGATTGCGTCTTCCACGGCGGGTCCGAATCCGCCTTTCTGCAATACCTCGCCGTCGCCAGCAATGAAAAGCCGGTCCTGGCCCTGAGTGCCGAAACCGCTGAGGCGCGGGCCCCGGAACTGATTGCCGCTGGCGCCGCCGACTACCTGAGCCGGCAAACCCTTGATCACTGGAGCCTGCGCCGGGCGGTTCGGAGCCTCTGGTACCGTGGCCAGTTGGCCGAGTCGGCCCACGGCCAGCTGGGGCGCGACGTTGCCACTGGTTTCATCAATCGCGACCTGTTCTTCGACCGGCTGCAGCAGTCCCTGCTGCGGGCCGAGCGGGGCGGCCAGCGTCTGGCGCTGCTGCACCTCAACATTGATGACTTCCGCAGTATCAACGAGTCCTTCGGGTACCAGAAAAGTGACCAGCTGATGATGAAGCTGGCGGAGCGTCTGCGCCATACTCTCAGGCGGGTGGATTCCCTGATGCGGATCGGTGGCGATGAACTGGCCATCATCATTGAAAAGGTGGAAGATTCGCTGGATATCACCCAGATCATCCGTAAGGTGGTCACGATCCTGGATGAGCCGGTGACCATCGACGGCCAGGCCATTGGGGTGAACGCGAGTCTCGGTGTCGCCACCTATCCCGAGTCGGGAGACAGTGCGGAAAACCTCATGCGGCGCGCCAACCGTGCCATGTTTGAGGCCAAGCGCGACCCCGGCACCAGTTACCGATTCTACGATCGCCACTTGCACATCTCGGCCGGTTATCAGCTCCGGCTCGAAGCCGACCTTCGCAGCGCCTTGCGCGGGCGGGAACTGGAACTCTACTACCAGCCGCGGATTGACCTCGCGACAGAAGAGGTGCGCGGCGTCGAGTGTCTGTTGCGGTGGAACCACCCGGAGCGTGGCCTCGTCGGACCGGATGAGTTTATCCCGGTCGCAGAGCGTAGCGGCCTGATTGTGCCCATCGGCTATTGGGTCATCGAACAGGCCTGCAAACGCCTCCAGGAATCTGTGGAACTGGGTTTTCCGGGCCTGGTGTTCGCCGTCAACCTGTCGTTCCGCCAGTTCCACGACCGCAAAATGACGGAGACTATTTTCCGGATCATCTTCAACGCCAATGTCGACACCAGCCTGCTGGAGCTCGAGCTTACGGAGAGTGCCATGATGCACGATCCGGAGTACGCCCAGCGCTGCCTGCGGGAGTTGAATCAACTTGGCATCAGCTTCGCGCTGGATGATTTCGGTACCGGCTTCTCGTCGCTCAGCAACCTCCAGCACCTGCCCATTTCCCTGGTCAAGATCGACAAATCCTTTGTCCAGGAACTGGGGCAATCTGCGGATGCTGAACACATCATCCGGGCCATCATCAGCCTTGCGCACAGCCTGCAGATCAGCGTGGTCGCCGAGGGCGTGGAAACCGAGGGACAACTCGAGTTCCTGCGCCAGCAGCATTGTGATGAGATTCAGGGCTACTACTACGCCCGCCCCATGCCCTGGAACGACCTTGTGCAATTTCTGCGCAGCCGCAGACAGTCTGCTTGCCTGCAGCGGTAA
- the rmf gene encoding ribosome modulation factor yields the protein MARDMKLGWDVEALNKAYRQGYMAASMGMEKARCPYRGEVVIAAWEAGWDDADQVVQQDRSGDDLFSRIA from the coding sequence GTGGCAAGGGATATGAAGCTCGGTTGGGACGTGGAAGCACTGAACAAGGCATACCGCCAGGGATACATGGCGGCCTCCATGGGCATGGAAAAAGCACGTTGTCCCTATCGGGGCGAGGTGGTTATCGCAGCCTGGGAGGCCGGCTGGGACGACGCCGATCAGGTTGTGCAACAGGATCGCTCCGGAGACGATCTGTTTTCCAGGATTGCCTGA
- a CDS encoding FKBP-type peptidyl-prolyl cis-trans isomerase, giving the protein MKKTLLALAMTGIVAGCSTPPETPEDPKLESTDQKVSYGMGLVLGERMSNDLPDLQMDQFLQGIQHGHSGDENVQRMSREEIQQALMAYQQEMQQKQSQQMEELAQKNKEAGEAFLAENANREEVETTESGLQFEVLEEGSGEKPAASDTVQVHYTGELLSGEVFDSSRERGEPVTFALNQVIPGWTEGLQLMSEGARYKLYIPADLAYGPGGNRAIGPNETLVFDVELLDINPQADEETASE; this is encoded by the coding sequence GCTTGCACTGGCAATGACCGGTATCGTCGCTGGCTGCTCGACCCCGCCCGAGACCCCAGAAGACCCGAAGCTGGAGTCGACCGACCAGAAAGTCAGCTACGGCATGGGCCTGGTGCTCGGTGAGCGTATGAGCAATGACCTTCCGGATCTGCAGATGGACCAGTTCCTCCAGGGCATCCAGCACGGTCATTCCGGAGATGAAAACGTCCAGCGCATGAGCCGTGAGGAAATTCAGCAGGCGCTGATGGCCTACCAGCAGGAGATGCAGCAGAAGCAGTCCCAGCAGATGGAAGAGCTGGCCCAGAAGAACAAAGAGGCCGGCGAAGCTTTCCTGGCTGAAAACGCCAACCGAGAGGAAGTGGAGACCACCGAGTCCGGCCTGCAGTTCGAGGTTCTCGAAGAGGGTTCCGGCGAAAAGCCTGCCGCCTCCGATACCGTTCAGGTCCATTACACCGGTGAACTGCTGTCCGGCGAAGTGTTCGACAGCTCCCGCGAGCGCGGCGAGCCGGTTACGTTCGCTCTGAACCAGGTCATTCCCGGCTGGACCGAGGGCCTGCAGCTGATGAGCGAGGGTGCCCGGTACAAGCTCTACATTCCAGCGGATCTCGCCTACGGTCCGGGTGGCAACCGCGCCATCGGTCCGAACGAGACACTGGTCTTCGACGTTGAGCTGCTGGACATCAACCCGCAGGCAGACGAAGAGACTGCGTCGGAATAA
- a CDS encoding disulfide bond formation protein B, with translation MTSRWVFGLVFVVCAGLLGVAFYMEHVMGLEPCPLCWLQRFGFMGAGLVSLLAALHGPTGVGIRIYGLFLALTAGAGLGMAGRQLWLQSLPADQVPACGPSVDYMLEVLPIFEVLSTALKGTGDCAEVVWRFLGLSIPGWTAVFFSLLVVTGLVLLFRTPKPQNWIAG, from the coding sequence TTGACAAGCAGGTGGGTGTTCGGACTGGTTTTTGTGGTGTGTGCCGGGTTATTGGGCGTGGCCTTCTATATGGAGCATGTGATGGGGCTGGAACCGTGCCCGTTGTGCTGGCTCCAGCGCTTCGGGTTCATGGGTGCCGGGCTGGTGAGCCTGCTGGCGGCGCTTCATGGTCCGACCGGTGTCGGCATTCGCATCTATGGCCTGTTTCTGGCCCTGACGGCCGGCGCCGGCCTGGGTATGGCGGGGCGTCAACTCTGGCTGCAGAGTTTGCCTGCCGATCAGGTGCCCGCCTGTGGTCCGTCGGTGGACTACATGCTTGAGGTGTTGCCGATTTTCGAGGTGCTCTCGACCGCGCTCAAAGGCACTGGCGATTGCGCCGAGGTGGTGTGGCGTTTCCTCGGGCTGAGTATTCCGGGCTGGACTGCGGTGTTCTTTAGCCTGCTGGTGGTGACCGGACTGGTGTTGCTGTTTCGGACGCCAAAACCGCAAAACTGGATTGCCGGCTGA
- a CDS encoding flagellar basal body-associated FliL family protein encodes MRLQPNPVLTLLFFLCSFATAPLLAEEPEDEEVVEEAGITDYIAMDPPFVTHIGVPGNRITYLKASVSLRAASTGARPAVEAHMPRLRHELVMLFGEQTDTDELTTTAGQQALREEAKTRINQVLEEQQTGESITGVLFTEFVVQK; translated from the coding sequence ATGAGACTTCAGCCAAATCCCGTACTGACTCTGCTGTTTTTCCTGTGTTCGTTTGCCACCGCACCATTGCTCGCGGAAGAGCCCGAAGACGAAGAGGTTGTTGAGGAGGCGGGCATCACCGATTACATCGCCATGGACCCGCCGTTCGTGACGCACATCGGCGTGCCGGGCAACAGGATCACGTACCTGAAAGCCTCGGTCAGTCTCAGGGCAGCCAGCACCGGCGCCCGGCCCGCGGTTGAGGCCCATATGCCACGACTGCGGCACGAGCTGGTCATGCTGTTTGGGGAACAGACCGACACGGATGAGCTGACGACAACCGCCGGCCAGCAGGCGTTGCGGGAAGAGGCGAAAACGCGGATCAATCAGGTGCTGGAAGAACAGCAGACCGGCGAAAGCATCACCGGCGTCCTGTTCACGGAATTTGTGGTGCAGAAATAG
- a CDS encoding Tex family protein — translation MNSISRRIAEELGVREQQVNATVELLDEGATVPFIARYRKEVTGSLDDSQLRNLEERLRYLRELEDRRSTILSSIEEQGKLTDELRASINDADTKNRLEDLYLPYKPKRRTKAQIAREAGLEPLAEALYDDPTLEPEVAAGEYVNKDAGVEDTKAALDGARYILMERFAEDAELLGSLRDFIWQQGQLKVSVIEGKENEGAKFRDYFDHVEPLKKVPSHRALAILRGRNEGILAYTLVVGDTEDDRRQPHPAEQRIAAHWNIRDNGRAADKWLSEVVRWTWRVKLSTQIETDLMAQVREAAETEAINVFAANLKDLLLLAPAGPRPTLGLDPGLRTGVKVAVIDGTSQVVGHGAIYPHAPKNQWDQSIEQLAKWCREYKIELVAIGNGTASRETEKLVADLCKRYPELKLARIVVSESGASIYSASEFASRELPDLDVTIRGAVSIARRLQDPLAELVKIEPKSIGVGQYQHDVSQVQLSRSLDAVVEDCVNGVGVDLNTASVPLLARVSGLNQSIAQNIVDFRSQNGLFHNRKQLLKVSRLGDRTFEQAAGFLRIAGGDNPLDRSSVHPEAYGVVEAIAAKNNRRVDDIVGDSAFLRGLNPKDYVTDQFGLPTIKDIISELEKPGRDPRPEFRFASFEEGVETLSDLEPGMVLEGSVTNVTNFGAFVDIGVHQDGLVHISALSHTFVKDPREVVKAGDIVKVKVMDVDIPRKRIALSMRMDDQPGEKNDGKSAGSARPRSEQKSGGRNPRQSGGGQKQQQGAMAGALAQALASARKDSR, via the coding sequence ATGAACAGTATTTCCAGGCGCATAGCCGAAGAACTTGGCGTACGCGAGCAGCAGGTCAATGCCACCGTTGAACTGCTCGACGAAGGGGCGACCGTTCCGTTTATCGCCCGTTACCGGAAAGAGGTCACCGGTTCGCTGGATGACAGTCAGCTGCGCAATCTGGAAGAGCGGTTGCGCTATCTGCGCGAGCTTGAGGATCGTCGTTCCACCATCCTGAGCAGCATCGAGGAACAGGGCAAACTGACCGACGAGCTGCGCGCCAGCATCAACGATGCCGATACCAAGAACCGCCTGGAAGACCTGTACCTGCCCTACAAGCCCAAGCGTCGCACCAAGGCTCAGATCGCTCGCGAAGCCGGCCTGGAGCCTCTGGCGGAGGCGCTGTACGACGACCCCACCCTGGAGCCGGAGGTGGCCGCAGGAGAGTACGTCAACAAGGACGCCGGCGTGGAAGATACCAAGGCCGCCCTGGACGGCGCCCGCTACATCCTGATGGAGCGGTTTGCCGAGGATGCGGAACTGCTCGGCAGCCTGCGCGATTTCATCTGGCAGCAGGGACAGTTGAAGGTCTCGGTGATTGAAGGCAAGGAAAACGAGGGCGCCAAGTTCCGGGACTACTTCGACCACGTAGAGCCTCTCAAGAAGGTGCCGTCACACCGTGCGCTGGCGATTCTCCGGGGCCGGAACGAAGGCATCCTGGCCTACACCCTTGTGGTTGGCGACACCGAGGACGATCGCCGGCAGCCGCATCCGGCCGAACAGCGCATCGCCGCGCACTGGAACATTCGGGACAACGGCCGGGCCGCCGATAAATGGTTGTCGGAAGTGGTTCGCTGGACCTGGCGGGTCAAACTGTCCACCCAGATTGAAACCGACCTCATGGCCCAGGTGCGTGAGGCCGCCGAGACTGAGGCCATCAACGTGTTCGCCGCCAACCTCAAAGATCTCCTGTTGCTGGCACCGGCCGGGCCCCGGCCGACCCTCGGTCTCGATCCGGGCCTGCGTACCGGCGTTAAAGTGGCGGTGATCGACGGCACCAGCCAGGTGGTGGGCCATGGCGCAATCTATCCCCATGCCCCCAAAAACCAGTGGGACCAGTCCATCGAGCAGTTGGCGAAATGGTGTCGTGAGTACAAGATCGAGCTGGTCGCCATCGGCAACGGCACCGCCTCCCGGGAAACCGAGAAACTGGTCGCTGACCTGTGCAAGCGTTACCCGGAATTGAAGCTGGCGCGCATCGTTGTCAGCGAGTCCGGGGCTTCGATCTATTCCGCCTCGGAGTTCGCCTCCCGGGAGCTGCCGGATCTGGACGTCACCATCCGCGGTGCGGTCTCAATCGCCCGTCGTCTGCAGGATCCTCTGGCGGAACTGGTCAAGATTGAACCCAAGTCCATCGGGGTGGGGCAGTACCAGCACGACGTATCCCAGGTGCAGCTCTCCCGCAGCCTGGACGCGGTGGTTGAGGACTGCGTCAACGGCGTGGGTGTGGACCTGAACACCGCGTCGGTGCCCCTGCTGGCCCGGGTGTCCGGCCTTAACCAGAGCATTGCTCAGAACATTGTCGATTTTCGGAGCCAGAACGGGCTGTTCCACAACCGCAAGCAACTCTTGAAAGTGTCTCGCCTGGGCGATCGCACGTTCGAGCAGGCCGCCGGTTTCCTGCGTATTGCCGGTGGTGACAATCCCCTGGATCGCTCGTCGGTCCACCCGGAGGCCTACGGCGTGGTTGAGGCCATCGCGGCGAAAAACAACCGCAGGGTGGACGATATCGTTGGCGATTCGGCGTTCCTGCGAGGGCTGAATCCAAAAGATTATGTAACAGATCAGTTTGGTTTGCCGACGATCAAGGACATCATCTCCGAACTGGAGAAGCCGGGCCGGGACCCGCGGCCGGAATTCCGGTTTGCCAGTTTCGAGGAAGGGGTGGAAACCCTCAGCGATCTGGAACCGGGCATGGTGCTGGAAGGCTCGGTCACCAACGTGACCAACTTCGGGGCGTTCGTCGACATCGGCGTACATCAGGATGGGCTGGTGCACATTTCCGCGCTGTCGCATACTTTCGTGAAAGATCCGAGAGAAGTGGTTAAGGCCGGAGACATCGTCAAGGTCAAGGTCATGGATGTGGACATCCCCCGCAAACGGATTGCCCTGTCCATGCGTATGGATGACCAGCCAGGTGAGAAGAATGACGGCAAGTCTGCCGGTTCGGCGCGCCCGCGTTCAGAGCAGAAATCCGGTGGCCGGAACCCGCGTCAGTCCGGCGGCGGGCAGAAACAGCAGCAGGGCGCCATGGCGGGGGCTCTGGCCCAGGCCCTGGCCTCGGCCCGCAAGGACAGCCGCTAA
- the gshA gene encoding glutamate--cysteine ligase, giving the protein MAESRHSVFRQFAASDWRGFLKGVEKEGLRVDRNGFIAQTPHPEALGSTLTHPRITTDYSEALLELITPVCSSTGEMLESLRNIHRFVQQNLGDEVFWAASMPCELDGDASIPIAEYGTSNIGRLKHVYRQGLAVRYGRMMQSIAGAHYNLSLPDSFWQTWQAALGNGQSLKDFKSDEYFWLIRNFRRRSWLLMLLFGASPALDASFVAGVHHDLSRFDDRTWYGETATSLRMGDLGYHNNAQASLNICFNELSTYTQTLDRAIHTPWPAYESMGTRRGDEFIQINTSVLQIENEYYSAVRPKRTTEREEKPIQALEARGVEYIEVRCLDLDPFSPVGVNESQVDFLDLFLLDCLLADSPRIGDAECERLDDNYKDVVAKGRHRELRLCRGGTRVPVGEAAAEVFDQLEPLADLLDSWTGGETYRRALADQRRKLPEGGEWPVPSAAVVNAMEASGLGHREWVMAQSRQHQETLREEGLDPDVLAAFKAMTSDSLAEQKAMEDADNQPFGDFLEQYLKS; this is encoded by the coding sequence ATGGCTGAATCCCGCCATTCCGTTTTTCGCCAGTTCGCCGCCAGCGACTGGCGTGGGTTCCTGAAAGGCGTTGAGAAGGAAGGGTTGCGGGTCGACCGCAACGGCTTCATTGCCCAGACTCCGCACCCGGAAGCCCTCGGCTCGACCCTGACCCATCCGCGCATCACCACGGATTATTCCGAAGCCCTGCTGGAATTGATTACGCCGGTTTGCAGCAGCACCGGGGAAATGCTGGAGTCGCTGCGCAACATTCACCGGTTCGTTCAACAGAACCTAGGTGATGAAGTGTTCTGGGCAGCCAGCATGCCCTGCGAGCTGGATGGCGACGCCAGCATTCCCATCGCGGAATACGGCACCTCCAACATTGGCCGCCTCAAGCACGTGTATCGCCAGGGCCTGGCGGTGCGCTATGGCCGGATGATGCAGAGCATTGCCGGCGCCCATTACAACCTCTCGCTGCCGGACAGCTTCTGGCAGACGTGGCAGGCAGCCCTGGGCAACGGCCAGAGCCTGAAAGACTTCAAGTCCGACGAGTATTTCTGGCTGATCCGCAATTTCCGCCGCCGGAGCTGGTTGCTGATGCTGCTGTTCGGTGCGTCCCCGGCGCTCGATGCCAGTTTCGTGGCTGGCGTCCATCATGATCTCAGCCGGTTTGATGACCGGACCTGGTACGGCGAGACTGCCACCTCCCTGCGGATGGGGGATCTGGGCTACCACAACAACGCCCAGGCCTCCCTCAACATCTGTTTCAATGAGCTGAGCACCTACACCCAGACCCTGGATCGGGCGATCCATACACCCTGGCCGGCCTACGAAAGCATGGGCACCCGTCGGGGCGACGAGTTCATCCAGATCAATACCAGCGTGCTCCAGATCGAGAACGAGTACTACAGTGCCGTTCGCCCGAAACGGACGACCGAGCGAGAGGAAAAGCCAATCCAGGCCCTTGAGGCCCGAGGCGTCGAATACATTGAAGTACGGTGTCTGGACCTGGACCCGTTCTCGCCGGTGGGGGTCAACGAGTCCCAGGTTGATTTCCTCGATCTGTTCCTGCTCGATTGCCTGTTGGCGGACAGCCCCCGTATTGGCGATGCAGAGTGTGAACGCCTGGACGACAACTACAAGGACGTGGTGGCCAAGGGGCGCCACCGGGAACTCAGGCTGTGCCGGGGTGGAACCCGGGTGCCGGTGGGCGAGGCTGCAGCCGAGGTGTTCGACCAGCTTGAGCCCCTGGCAGACTTGCTGGACAGCTGGACCGGCGGGGAGACCTACCGCCGTGCCCTGGCTGACCAGCGCCGGAAGCTGCCCGAAGGCGGCGAGTGGCCGGTACCCTCTGCAGCCGTGGTGAATGCCATGGAGGCATCGGGTCTGGGTCATCGGGAGTGGGTGATGGCGCAGTCGCGCCAGCATCAGGAAACCCTTCGTGAGGAGGGGCTGGACCCTGATGTGCTGGCGGCGTTCAAGGCCATGACATCGGATTCGCTGGCTGAACAGAAAGCGATGGAAGACGCCGATAATCAGCCTTTTGGCGATTTCCTGGAGCAGTATCTCAAGTCCTGA